The following coding sequences are from one Streptomyces dengpaensis window:
- a CDS encoding IS1182 family transposase, with protein MQGEWAGEMAGPDVWETCRELIPAGSVFAFLAEHREALFPPSMFADMYPSSNGRPSLPPQVLAATVVLQSLQGLSDFETVQELRCDLRWKAACGLGLYDMAFDPSLLTYFRRRLRHSADPMRIFTKVKEVVAATGVLKGRQRRALDSTVLDDAVATQDTVTQIISAIRRVIREVPGAQEVAAEHCHAHDYTDPGKPKIAWNDEQARAALVDALVTDALNLLGHLPERELGEKAANAVGLLALVAGQDVEPAPDSDGRDGRWRIAQRTVPDRTVSTVDPDARHIHKNRTRHQDGFKGHVSFEPESGLFTAVALTGGYGPGSHEAAVAGELLDGEDGALTVLGDSAYGTGDLREQLQAAGHTLVIKPPPLRQVIPGGFTIDDFRIDPAAGTATCPAGRTANLGQVKADGARTAQFKHLCADCPLRGRCTTSKTGRTLNVHPQHQLLTAARREAADPAWQAEYRRWRPPVERAIAWLVAKGNRRVPHRGIIANNIWLHHRAAALNLRRLINLGLTRTGTTWHLTPATA; from the coding sequence ATGCAGGGGGAATGGGCCGGGGAGATGGCCGGGCCGGATGTGTGGGAGACCTGCCGGGAGTTGATCCCGGCCGGGAGCGTGTTTGCGTTCCTGGCCGAGCACCGGGAGGCACTGTTCCCGCCGTCGATGTTCGCCGACATGTATCCCTCGTCCAACGGCCGTCCGAGTCTGCCGCCGCAGGTCCTGGCCGCGACCGTGGTGCTGCAGAGCCTGCAGGGGTTGTCGGACTTCGAGACGGTCCAGGAACTGCGGTGTGATCTGCGGTGGAAAGCGGCCTGCGGGCTGGGCTTGTACGACATGGCATTCGATCCGTCGCTGCTGACGTACTTTAGGCGCCGTCTGCGCCACTCGGCCGATCCGATGCGGATCTTCACCAAGGTCAAGGAAGTCGTGGCCGCGACCGGCGTACTCAAGGGCAGGCAGCGGCGGGCGCTGGACTCCACCGTCCTCGATGACGCGGTGGCCACCCAGGACACCGTTACCCAGATCATCTCCGCCATCCGCCGGGTGATCCGCGAGGTCCCCGGAGCCCAGGAGGTGGCCGCAGAGCACTGCCACGCGCACGACTACACCGACCCGGGCAAACCGAAGATCGCCTGGAACGACGAGCAGGCGCGCGCCGCGCTGGTCGATGCGCTGGTCACCGACGCCCTCAACCTGCTCGGGCACCTGCCCGAGCGGGAGCTGGGCGAGAAGGCCGCGAACGCGGTGGGCCTGCTGGCCCTGGTCGCCGGGCAGGACGTCGAGCCGGCCCCCGACTCCGACGGACGCGACGGGCGCTGGCGCATCGCCCAGCGCACCGTGCCCGACCGGACGGTGTCCACCGTCGATCCCGACGCCCGGCACATCCACAAAAACCGCACCCGCCACCAGGACGGCTTCAAAGGACACGTCTCCTTCGAGCCGGAGAGCGGGCTGTTCACCGCCGTCGCCCTCACCGGCGGCTATGGTCCCGGCAGCCACGAAGCGGCCGTTGCCGGTGAACTGCTGGACGGGGAGGACGGCGCATTAACCGTGCTCGGCGACTCCGCCTACGGGACCGGCGACCTGCGCGAACAGTTGCAGGCCGCAGGCCACACCCTGGTCATCAAGCCACCGCCGCTGCGACAGGTGATCCCCGGCGGCTTCACCATCGACGACTTCCGCATCGACCCAGCCGCCGGCACCGCGACCTGCCCGGCCGGACGCACCGCCAACCTCGGCCAGGTCAAAGCGGACGGCGCCCGCACCGCCCAGTTCAAACACCTCTGCGCCGACTGCCCCCTGCGCGGGCGCTGCACCACCTCCAAGACCGGACGCACCCTCAACGTCCATCCCCAGCACCAACTGCTGACCGCCGCCCGGCGAGAGGCGGCCGACCCAGCCTGGCAGGCCGAATACCGCAGATGGCGGCCCCCGGTCGAACGCGCCATCGCCTGGCTGGTCGCCAAGGGCAACCGCCGCGTCCCGCACCGCGGCATCATCGCCAACAACATCTGGCTCCACCACCGCGCCGCCGCCCTCAACCTCCGCCGACTGATCAACCTCGGACTCACCCGAACCGGCACCACCTGGCACCTCACCCCGGCCACCGCATAG
- the istA gene encoding IS21 family transposase, with protein MIRVEDWAEIRRLHRAEQMPIRAIARHLGISKNTVKRALASDRPPKYERPAKGSVVDAVEVQIRELLRETPTMPATVIAERIGWERGMTVLKERVRELRPAYVPVDPVSRTTYQPGELAQCDLWFPDADIPLGYGQTGRPPVLVMVSGYSRVIAARMLPSRTTGDLIDGHWRLLNGWGAVPKTLVWDNEAGVGRGRLTAEFAAFAGLLATKIYLCRPRDPEAKGLVERANGYLETSFLPGRTFSGPGDFNTQLTTWLAVANRRLHRTLKARPADRWETDRAGMLTLPPVDPPAWWRMQTRIGRDHYVRVDTNDYSVHPEAIGRTVTVLTDNDEVIALAPGGVIVARHPRCWARHQTLTDPDHAAAGQTMRGQARHQQAAQAEAGPLVEVEQRELGAYDRLFTVIEGGGDREAG; from the coding sequence GTGATCCGCGTGGAGGACTGGGCAGAGATCCGCAGGCTGCACCGGGCCGAGCAGATGCCGATCCGGGCGATCGCCCGGCATCTGGGCATCTCGAAGAACACGGTGAAGCGTGCACTGGCGAGTGACCGGCCGCCGAAGTACGAGCGGCCGGCCAAGGGCTCGGTGGTCGACGCGGTCGAGGTGCAGATCCGTGAGCTGCTCAGGGAGACCCCGACGATGCCTGCCACGGTGATCGCCGAGCGGATCGGATGGGAGCGCGGGATGACGGTCCTCAAGGAGCGGGTGCGGGAACTGCGGCCCGCCTACGTTCCCGTCGATCCGGTCTCCCGCACGACCTATCAGCCGGGCGAGCTGGCCCAGTGCGACCTGTGGTTTCCCGACGCGGACATCCCGCTCGGCTACGGGCAGACGGGGCGTCCGCCGGTGCTGGTGATGGTGTCCGGCTACTCGCGGGTGATCGCCGCGCGGATGCTGCCCTCCCGCACGACCGGCGACCTGATCGACGGGCACTGGCGGCTGCTGAACGGGTGGGGCGCCGTGCCCAAAACGCTGGTCTGGGACAACGAGGCCGGGGTCGGCCGCGGCAGGCTCACCGCAGAGTTCGCCGCGTTCGCCGGCCTGCTCGCCACCAAGATCTACCTCTGCAGGCCCCGTGACCCCGAGGCGAAAGGGCTGGTCGAACGCGCGAACGGTTATCTCGAGACCTCGTTCCTGCCCGGCCGCACGTTCAGCGGCCCCGGCGACTTCAACACCCAGCTGACCACCTGGCTGGCGGTTGCCAACCGGCGCCTGCACCGCACCCTTAAGGCCCGTCCCGCCGACCGCTGGGAGACCGACCGGGCCGGGATGCTCACCCTGCCGCCCGTCGACCCGCCCGCCTGGTGGCGGATGCAGACCCGCATCGGGCGTGACCACTACGTCCGCGTCGATACCAACGACTACTCCGTGCACCCCGAGGCGATCGGACGCACCGTCACCGTGCTCACCGACAACGACGAGGTCATCGCGCTGGCGCCCGGCGGCGTGATCGTCGCCCGCCACCCCCGCTGCTGGGCCCGCCACCAGACCCTCACCGATCCCGATCACGCCGCTGCGGGCCAGACGATGCGCGGGCAGGCCCGCCATCAGCAGGCCGCCCAGGCCGAGGCCGGCCCGCTCGTCGAGGTCGAGCAACGCGAACTCGGCGCCTATGACCGGCTGTTCACCGTCATCGAAGGCGGCGGCGACAGGGAGGCCGGCTGA
- a CDS encoding Mu transposase domain-containing protein has product MIGYFRRNHFVAVPEVSSLAELNEMVEQWDRQDDARRIGSRPKTVAEYFALEQPLLLPLPEEPFETGRVFTPRVDRYGQIPVRTNRYSVPIRLIGKRVRVVLHASHLVVYDQNVEVARHERLIAKGAVRLDLDHYLEVLVRKPGAFPGSTALEQARSAGRFTPVHDAWWDQARRIHGERDGTRALIEVLLLGRHLPHEHVVAGLAAALRAGAMTADAVALEARKAAQAEIEPTPSADQLVSGKPSATVTSLHEWRLAHLPPDTRPLPSVTPYDQLLRRRRTSGGDHREGEAQ; this is encoded by the coding sequence ATGATCGGCTACTTCCGCCGCAACCACTTCGTTGCCGTCCCCGAAGTCTCCTCTCTCGCCGAGCTGAACGAGATGGTCGAACAGTGGGACCGGCAGGACGACGCCCGCCGGATCGGGTCCAGGCCCAAGACGGTCGCGGAGTACTTCGCACTCGAACAGCCACTGCTGTTGCCGCTGCCCGAGGAACCGTTCGAGACGGGCCGGGTGTTCACCCCGCGGGTCGACCGCTACGGCCAGATTCCGGTCCGCACCAACCGCTACTCGGTCCCGATCCGGCTGATCGGTAAACGCGTGCGGGTTGTACTGCACGCCTCTCATCTGGTGGTTTACGACCAGAACGTGGAAGTGGCCCGTCACGAGCGGCTGATTGCGAAGGGCGCCGTCCGTCTGGACCTGGACCACTACTTGGAAGTCCTGGTTCGCAAGCCCGGTGCCTTCCCGGGCTCCACTGCCCTCGAACAGGCCCGTTCAGCAGGCAGGTTCACCCCGGTCCACGACGCTTGGTGGGACCAGGCCCGCCGGATCCATGGCGAGCGGGACGGCACCCGGGCCCTGATCGAGGTTCTCCTGCTGGGGCGTCATCTTCCTCACGAGCATGTCGTCGCCGGCCTGGCCGCGGCTCTGCGAGCCGGGGCCATGACCGCGGACGCGGTCGCTCTGGAGGCCCGCAAGGCCGCCCAGGCCGAGATCGAACCCACCCCCTCGGCAGACCAGCTGGTTTCCGGGAAACCGTCGGCGACGGTGACGTCCCTGCACGAATGGCGGCTCGCGCATCTTCCGCCGGACACCAGGCCGCTGCCCTCGGTGACCCCCTATGACCAATTGCTCCGACGCCGCCGCACCAGTGGTGGCGACCACCGTGAGGGAGAAGCACAGTGA
- the istB gene encoding IS21-like element helper ATPase IstB, with protein sequence MPRTTSAPAQSTGAGRRTGSQTIADLAFLARAMKAPALLDAADRLAERARKESWTHAEYLVACLQREVSARESHGGEARVRAARFPAIKTIEELDVTHLRGMTRQQLAHLGTLDFIAGKENAVFLGPPGTGKTHLAIGLAVRACQAGHRVAFATAAEWVDRLAAAHHSGRLQAELTKLSRYPLIVVDEVGYIPFEAEAANLFFQLISNRYERASVIVTSNKPFGRWGEVFGDETVAAAMIDRLVHHAEVHSLKGDSFRMRGRELGRVPATTDND encoded by the coding sequence ATGCCTCGCACCACCAGTGCCCCGGCCCAAAGCACCGGAGCGGGCCGCAGGACCGGCTCCCAGACCATCGCCGACCTCGCTTTCCTCGCCCGCGCGATGAAGGCCCCGGCCCTGCTGGACGCCGCCGACCGGCTCGCCGAACGCGCCCGCAAGGAGTCCTGGACCCACGCCGAATACCTCGTCGCCTGCCTCCAACGCGAAGTGTCCGCCCGCGAATCACACGGCGGCGAGGCGAGAGTACGTGCCGCCCGCTTCCCCGCGATCAAGACGATCGAGGAGCTCGACGTCACCCATCTGCGCGGCATGACGCGACAACAGCTCGCGCATCTGGGCACGTTGGACTTCATCGCCGGCAAGGAGAACGCCGTCTTTCTGGGCCCGCCGGGCACGGGCAAGACACACCTGGCGATCGGCCTCGCGGTCCGCGCCTGCCAGGCCGGACACCGCGTCGCCTTCGCCACCGCCGCCGAGTGGGTCGACCGCCTGGCCGCTGCCCACCACTCCGGACGGCTCCAGGCCGAGCTCACCAAGCTGAGCCGCTACCCGCTGATCGTGGTGGACGAGGTCGGCTACATCCCCTTCGAAGCCGAGGCCGCGAACCTGTTCTTCCAGCTCATCTCGAACCGATACGAACGCGCGTCCGTGATCGTCACCAGCAACAAACCCTTCGGACGCTGGGGAGAGGTCTTCGGCGACGAGACCGTCGCCGCCGCCATGATCGACCGCCTCGTCCACCACGCCGAGGTCCACTCCCTCAAAGGCGACTCATTCCGCATGCGAGGACGCGAACTCGGACGCGTCCCCGCCACTACCGACAACGACTGA
- a CDS encoding DUF4265 domain-containing protein, which yields MTEFIVHDDPVGRAQSNYIAHANLAPFGLNGQMEQLWLKPLNDGTFSIACIPFRVYGVALGDRVLLSADDEVSEVVGLSRHRVLRMLLMPGPDPTRLTEATARIKQEIDAAGLLSEWSGDRHVAVDVPPQTTPSRLFEVMEREVAEAGAFWEWADAMPFSTPV from the coding sequence ATGACGGAGTTCATCGTCCACGACGATCCGGTTGGACGTGCTCAGAGCAACTACATCGCCCACGCCAACCTCGCTCCTTTTGGACTGAACGGGCAGATGGAGCAGCTCTGGCTCAAGCCTCTCAACGACGGCACGTTCTCCATTGCCTGCATCCCCTTCCGCGTCTACGGAGTGGCCCTGGGAGACCGCGTGCTTCTCTCAGCTGATGACGAGGTCAGCGAGGTGGTGGGGCTCTCCCGGCACCGCGTCTTGCGGATGCTTCTTATGCCCGGCCCGGACCCGACACGGCTGACCGAGGCGACCGCTCGCATCAAGCAGGAAATCGACGCAGCTGGCCTGCTGAGCGAATGGAGCGGGGACCGTCACGTCGCGGTCGACGTCCCGCCCCAGACAACCCCTTCCCGACTGTTCGAGGTCATGGAACGCGAGGTCGCAGAGGCCGGCGCGTTCTGGGAGTGGGCCGACGCCATGCCTTTCTCCACCCCAGTCTGA
- a CDS encoding RidA family protein, producing MARAITLIRSASLSEVAEYAYAATAPAESRLIFLAGACPLNDDGSTAAIGDYAGQAAKAMENMQAALSASGASLQDVISTRVLVASARREDLVAAWRVVRDLFADHDVPSTLMGVTVLGYKDQLVEIEAVAAVLDS from the coding sequence GTGGCTCGTGCCATCACTTTGATCCGCTCCGCCTCCCTGTCCGAAGTCGCCGAGTACGCCTACGCGGCCACTGCGCCCGCCGAGTCACGCCTGATCTTCCTCGCTGGGGCGTGTCCGCTGAACGATGACGGCTCCACAGCAGCGATCGGGGATTACGCGGGCCAGGCAGCGAAAGCCATGGAGAACATGCAGGCCGCTCTCTCTGCCTCAGGTGCGTCACTGCAGGACGTCATCAGTACCCGGGTCCTCGTCGCATCGGCCCGGCGGGAGGACCTGGTGGCTGCCTGGCGGGTAGTCCGCGACTTGTTCGCTGACCATGACGTCCCCAGCACCTTGATGGGCGTCACCGTGCTCGGCTACAAGGACCAACTCGTCGAGATCGAGGCCGTCGCCGCCGTGCTCGATTCTTGA
- a CDS encoding PIG-L family deacetylase, with protein MTDRPLTLMAVHAHPDDEATGTGGVLARYAAEGIRTVLVTCTDGGCGDGPGGVKPGDPGHDPAAVALMRRQELEASCDVLKVSDLEMLDYADSGMTGWPSNDAPGSFWQTPVQEGAARLAELMRHYRPDVVVTYDENGFYGHPDHIQAHRITMAALEMTALAPKVYWTTMPRSMMQRFGEIMREFHEDMPEPDPAEAAAMAEIGLPDDEITTWVDTTAFSGQKFDALAAHASQGENIFFLKMGKERFGELMGMETFVRVQDATGAAIPENDLFAGLR; from the coding sequence ATGACTGACCGGCCCTTGACGCTCATGGCAGTACACGCCCACCCCGACGACGAGGCCACCGGAACCGGTGGGGTCCTCGCGCGGTACGCGGCGGAAGGCATCCGCACGGTTCTCGTGACGTGTACCGACGGCGGTTGCGGTGACGGACCGGGGGGTGTCAAGCCGGGCGATCCCGGGCACGATCCGGCGGCGGTCGCCTTGATGCGCCGTCAAGAACTTGAGGCGAGCTGTGACGTCCTGAAGGTCAGCGATCTGGAGATGCTGGACTATGCCGACTCCGGGATGACGGGCTGGCCGAGCAACGACGCCCCCGGATCCTTCTGGCAGACCCCCGTGCAGGAAGGCGCGGCCCGACTCGCGGAACTCATGCGCCACTACCGACCTGACGTGGTCGTCACCTACGACGAGAACGGCTTCTACGGCCACCCCGACCACATCCAGGCCCACCGCATCACGATGGCGGCGCTGGAGATGACCGCGCTGGCACCGAAGGTGTACTGGACCACGATGCCCCGCTCGATGATGCAGCGGTTCGGCGAGATCATGCGCGAGTTTCATGAGGACATGCCGGAGCCGGATCCTGCCGAGGCCGCCGCGATGGCCGAGATCGGCCTCCCCGACGATGAGATCACCACGTGGGTGGACACCACCGCGTTCAGCGGTCAGAAGTTCGACGCGTTGGCCGCGCACGCCAGTCAGGGCGAGAACATCTTCTTCCTCAAGATGGGCAAGGAGAGGTTCGGCGAGTTGATGGGCATGGAGACCTTCGTACGTGTCCAGGACGCCACCGGCGCGGCCATACCCGAGAACGATCTCTTCGCCGGACTGCGCTGA
- a CDS encoding tyrosine-type recombinase/integrase: protein MDDFVAHVAARHCVGRACGFVVDLGRLLQDEHSNSPQALIERSRRPGRSMGSFARALEDFFTLRGLALPTDQSERLAAGRRKRRVDTVPEPLRPAVVAFDDSRMRAQDRARRAGTRPRSDHTLETALATMRDLALFLMNHRGKTDWALVDVHDVEAFLVTLPKGRKRRLTVLRQFFRFARSQKMVLVDPTRTLTAKESNGFRGRTLTLDQQRELFRRWTTRPQVHPHEALLGMFALLHGASSSDIRLLQIADVNPLAQTVGLGKRPRPVPLDPASWAVLQRCLDHRDGWRTDNPHVMVTKGTKAGRSPASTAYLSHVLDDCGYPPRMIRSTRLVDLVNTMDPKLVAAAFGMTAESTLIYLADHIDDGRLPNP, encoded by the coding sequence TTGGACGACTTCGTCGCTCATGTCGCGGCCCGCCATTGTGTCGGCCGGGCCTGCGGATTCGTCGTGGACCTGGGCCGCCTTCTTCAGGACGAGCACTCCAACTCGCCCCAGGCTCTCATCGAACGATCCCGCAGACCGGGTCGGTCCATGGGCTCCTTCGCCCGCGCGCTTGAGGACTTCTTCACCCTCCGCGGCCTGGCCCTGCCCACTGACCAGTCCGAACGGCTCGCCGCCGGGCGGCGCAAACGCCGCGTCGACACCGTGCCCGAACCGCTGAGACCGGCCGTTGTCGCCTTCGATGACTCTCGGATGCGAGCCCAGGACCGAGCCCGCCGGGCGGGAACCCGCCCCCGCAGTGATCACACGCTGGAAACGGCCCTGGCCACCATGCGGGACCTCGCGCTGTTCCTCATGAACCATCGAGGCAAGACCGACTGGGCCCTCGTGGATGTGCATGACGTCGAGGCATTCCTGGTCACGCTGCCCAAGGGACGCAAGCGGCGGCTGACCGTGCTGCGGCAGTTCTTCCGCTTCGCTCGCTCTCAGAAGATGGTGCTGGTGGATCCCACCCGGACCCTGACCGCAAAGGAGTCGAACGGCTTCCGCGGCCGGACACTCACCCTCGATCAGCAGCGTGAGCTATTCCGCCGCTGGACCACCAGACCCCAAGTCCACCCGCATGAAGCCCTGTTGGGCATGTTCGCCCTGTTGCACGGAGCCTCCAGCTCGGACATCCGCCTGCTGCAGATCGCCGACGTGAACCCGCTGGCCCAGACGGTCGGGCTCGGCAAACGACCCCGCCCCGTGCCACTGGACCCTGCCTCCTGGGCCGTGCTGCAGAGATGCCTTGACCATCGCGACGGCTGGCGAACCGACAACCCGCACGTGATGGTCACCAAAGGAACAAAGGCCGGGCGGAGCCCGGCCTCGACTGCCTATCTTTCCCACGTCCTGGACGACTGCGGATACCCGCCGCGGATGATTCGCAGCACCCGCCTCGTCGACCTGGTGAACACCATGGATCCCAAGCTCGTGGCGGCGGCCTTCGGAATGACGGCCGAATCGACTTTGATCTATCTGGCCGATCACATCGACGACGGGCGCCTGCCGAACCCGTGA
- a CDS encoding helix-turn-helix domain-containing protein, with protein sequence MKIQWRLRMAAAQREVWTGTELRRLLAEKAGLELSSASVSALFTKEPSQVKMTTLAALCTALECTPNDLIQVDTTPVGPVAPPRPVADLPQAASARGRSMPPL encoded by the coding sequence ATGAAGATCCAATGGCGGCTGCGGATGGCCGCCGCCCAACGCGAGGTCTGGACGGGCACCGAACTGCGGCGGCTGCTGGCCGAGAAGGCCGGCCTGGAGTTGTCCTCCGCGTCGGTTTCCGCGCTGTTCACCAAGGAGCCCTCGCAGGTGAAGATGACCACGCTGGCCGCGTTGTGCACCGCGCTGGAGTGCACTCCCAACGACCTGATCCAGGTCGACACCACCCCCGTCGGGCCCGTCGCACCACCACGGCCGGTCGCAGATCTTCCGCAGGCCGCCTCCGCCCGGGGCCGCTCGATGCCACCGTTGTGA
- a CDS encoding tyrosine-type recombinase/integrase codes for MGEARLQVIAGGAVPQGPLMTDPWQFQAVCVDAFVASWRARGFSPVTIDNDIGLLERTLTALGRPAWEVTPEDVDRVVGDLAVKGRKTSTRREYVQIFKGFHRFLQARKSAEIEAAFGVRLVCPVDEFNASRHVGDDSPALVPPPTPERVAEFFDFMKQRIATARKYGPAARDYAMFRTLYHAGLRSEEASLLEKPDLHFTRGPFGKLHVRFGKGAHTSGPRPRWVPMLDGLDLVLRWFLEDVRPKFPDSPVLFADESGGSLHRGTIRNRLRYLMELEGRPAAERFSPHALRRACATHNYERGVDLVAIQQMLGHWTVSSTMRYVRPSATFIEDAYQRAVAGTLAELTGKDTTA; via the coding sequence GTGGGCGAGGCGAGACTGCAGGTCATCGCAGGCGGTGCCGTTCCGCAGGGGCCGCTGATGACGGACCCCTGGCAGTTCCAGGCAGTGTGCGTCGATGCGTTCGTCGCCTCATGGCGGGCTCGCGGGTTCAGCCCGGTGACCATCGACAACGACATCGGTCTCCTGGAGCGGACCCTCACGGCTCTGGGACGACCAGCCTGGGAAGTGACGCCCGAGGACGTTGACCGCGTGGTCGGTGACCTCGCGGTGAAGGGCCGCAAGACCTCAACCCGACGCGAGTACGTGCAGATCTTCAAGGGCTTCCACCGGTTCCTGCAGGCCCGCAAGTCGGCCGAGATCGAGGCGGCCTTCGGGGTCCGGCTGGTCTGCCCAGTCGACGAGTTCAACGCGTCAAGGCATGTCGGCGATGACTCCCCGGCCTTGGTGCCGCCACCGACCCCGGAACGGGTGGCGGAATTCTTCGACTTCATGAAACAGCGGATCGCGACCGCCCGGAAGTACGGACCTGCCGCCCGTGACTATGCGATGTTCCGGACGCTCTATCACGCTGGGCTCCGCTCGGAGGAGGCATCGCTGCTGGAGAAGCCAGACCTGCACTTCACCCGCGGCCCGTTCGGCAAGCTCCACGTCCGCTTCGGCAAAGGCGCCCATACTTCGGGACCGCGGCCGCGGTGGGTGCCCATGCTCGACGGCCTCGACCTGGTGCTGCGATGGTTCCTGGAGGACGTGCGGCCCAAGTTCCCTGACTCGCCTGTGCTGTTCGCCGACGAGTCCGGCGGCAGCCTCCATCGCGGAACCATCCGCAACCGGCTGCGATATCTCATGGAACTCGAAGGCCGGCCAGCGGCCGAGCGGTTCAGTCCGCATGCCCTGCGGCGGGCCTGCGCGACCCACAACTACGAACGTGGCGTCGACCTGGTCGCGATCCAGCAGATGCTCGGTCACTGGACGGTCAGTTCGACCATGCGATATGTCCGGCCTTCCGCAACGTTCATCGAGGACGCCTATCAACGGGCTGTCGCCGGCACCCTGGCCGAACTGACCGGGAAGGACACCACCGCATGA
- a CDS encoding helix-turn-helix domain-containing protein — protein sequence MPKILTVELTPEQQAEVRRRLARRDLSRNERRRLECIRLLSRGLTVPQVADLLECNPVTVREAVHRFADGGCDALADAPRPGRPSSFTDEHLKALGALLDASAEEGVTWTAPELCDWLEKDRGVHVSAAWLTELLHREGFRWKRTRDSLRHKADPVLQQVARDQLEDLRTYGWRPTRARTT from the coding sequence ATGCCAAAGATCCTGACGGTGGAGTTGACGCCCGAGCAGCAGGCCGAGGTGCGTCGGCGGCTGGCCAGACGTGACCTGTCGCGTAACGAGCGGCGGCGGTTGGAGTGCATCCGGTTGCTGAGCCGGGGCCTGACTGTGCCGCAGGTCGCCGACCTGCTGGAATGCAACCCGGTCACGGTGCGCGAGGCGGTGCACCGTTTCGCCGACGGCGGATGTGACGCCCTGGCCGATGCCCCGCGTCCGGGACGGCCCTCCTCATTCACTGACGAACACCTGAAGGCACTGGGCGCGTTACTGGACGCCTCCGCTGAGGAGGGGGTGACCTGGACCGCGCCCGAGCTGTGCGACTGGCTGGAGAAGGACCGGGGCGTGCACGTGTCGGCGGCGTGGCTGACCGAGCTGCTGCACCGGGAGGGTTTCCGGTGGAAACGCACCCGCGACAGCCTTCGGCACAAGGCCGACCCCGTCCTCCAACAGGTCGCCCGGGACCAGCTGGAGGACTTGCGGACTTACGGATGGAGGCCGACGCGGGCACGCACGACCTGA